The following coding sequences lie in one Rutidosis leptorrhynchoides isolate AG116_Rl617_1_P2 chromosome 4, CSIRO_AGI_Rlap_v1, whole genome shotgun sequence genomic window:
- the LOC139841771 gene encoding uncharacterized protein, which yields MGDGLRREISEDSVGLREFGIRLVSLNVRGFEVGKQRKFGWVKGICSKEKPNFLAIQESKTHTRGKILLWDLSVFDATNEISCDFFNGVQGIWKPTGIEVTIINVYGPHDDQSKGRMWDSLDKLLNDGEDAWILCGDFNEVRDVSERLNYEFIASRARRFNEYIANNKLIEIPLGGRKFTRISDYGIKMSKLDRFLVSKKFHNLWGNLSAIALDRDRSDHCPIILRDTVVDFEPKPFKIFDEWLVTEGVEKIIGDAWSKKVSGNRKDCNFRNKLKKVKLVLKSWSQSVFHSLDDEIELFKTKAIEFELKAENGVFSDIERLEWLNARKMWFEKERIKTNMYKQKARVGGL from the exons ATGGGTGATGGATTGAGGCGTGAGATTTCAGAAGATAGTGTTGGATTAAGAGAATTTGGTATTCGCCTGG TGTCTCTAAACGTTCGTGGGTTCGAGGTTGGGAAACAAAGAAAATTTGGTTGGGTAAAGGGTATTTGCTCAAAAGAAAAACCAAATTTCTTGGCCATTCAAGAATCTAAAACACACACGAG GGGGAAAATTCTATTGTGGGATTTGAGTGTTTTTGATGCTACTAATGAAATATCGTGTGATTTCTTTAATGGTGTGCAAGGTATTTGGAAACCTACAGGCATCGAGGTTACGATAATCAACGTTTATGGCCCCCATGATGATCAAAGTAAAGGGAGAATGTGGGATTCGTTAGATAAATTGTTAAATGATGGTGAAGATGCGTGGATTTTATGTGGCGACTTCAACGAAGTCAGAGATGTTTCCGAGAGATTGAACTACGAGTTCATTGCTAGTAGAGCTAGGCGTTTCAATGAATATATCGCAAATAATAAGCTGATCGAGATACCTCTTGGGGGAAGGAAATTTACGCGTATAAGTGATTACGGGATCAAGATGAGCAAATTGGATAGATTTCTTGTGTCGAAGAAATTTCATAATCTCTGGGGCAATCTGTCTGCTATTGCCTTAGACAGAGACCGCTCAGATCACTGTCCGATTATACTAAGAGATACCGTCGTAGACTTTGAGCCCAAGCCCTTTAAGATTTTCGACGAATGGCTTGTAACCGAAGGGGTAGAAAAAATAATTGGTGATGCGTGGTCTAAAAAGGTATCAGGTAACCGTAAAGACTGCAATTTCAGGAACAAATTGAAAAAGGTGAAGCTTGTGCTCAAATCCTGGAGTCAGTCGGTTTTTCACTCCTTAGACGACGAAATCGAACTTTTCAAAACAAAGGCCATTGAGTTTGAACTAAAAGCTGAAAATGGGGTGTTTAGTGATATTGAAAGATTGGAGTGGTTAAATGCTAGAAAAATGTGGTTCGAGAAGGAGAGGATCAAAACAAACATGTATAAACAAAAGGCGAGAGTCGGTGGATTGTAG